The nucleotide sequence GATGTCAAATATGCAAGTCAAATTCTCATGAAGGGAAAATTATGTAACATTAACAAGGAGCTTGTTAAaaaccagatttttttcttcttataaCAAAACCGTCAAGACTTTTCTTGTCATTGTGGCAGCAGTATGTTGTAATTAGGACCTCTGATGTAAAATCCTGTTCTGAATCAATGTGGTTTCAGAACTGAATATCTTGAAACATCCTTAAAAACCCTTTTAACTCACCTTCATAACTGTAGTCTTGGCTACCTCCAGCACCCCCCGTCACCTGGCTCGGGTAGGCCGTGCTGTACGAGTATCCACCCGTCCCCCCCTGGTTCTGGTGGAAACTCTTCTTTCCCTGCCCATAGCCCTGGCCATACTGGCTATAGGGGCCCTGCCCTGAGGGACTGCTGGGCTGGTAGCCTCCTACGGACCCACTGCTCACACCCGGGGGACCTGGAAAGGGTGACTTTGTTCCTTTGTGCATGGGGGGTTTCTTTTTGTGCGGTTTTGCAGCAGAGGTGGCAGTGTAGGCTCCATCATTCTGGTAGTATGAGCCATAGGAACCCTGTGCTGATCCTGGTGATGTGCTGGCTGGAGGGCCACCTGACGGGCTGCTTGATGCCCCGGCTCCTCCGTTTGTACCACCGTTGTTGTAGTAATCTGGGAAATAACAGCATGGCACAGTCTTAAAACAGACATAACatgatgtttttgtatattGGCTCTGTGAAATACTTTCATATCATGCACACAGAAATGGAATCAGACCTTGTAGTAATACAGTAATGAAtggacatttatttaaaaaaacaaaacaaaacaaaaacatataaaaacaactaGAGTCTGTGTGCAAACTTGGTGCCAACAGCCTCAGTTCATCAATGCCTACTGCTGTTACAGATGGGATACTGCGACTACTAAACACCGCCAAAGTAAGAGCATCATGCATTCAGTGTAGCCGTGACCGAACAGTGTTGCTGAtatgacacacaaacagcagatttTACATAAACAATGTGGCcatttttcaaaagcaaaaaaacaaacaaaaaaaaagatatacaaaaagaaaacagcttaATCATGATTGGAAGTGACAGAAAGGcattttaaaggaaataaaaacaattcagtATTCTCATCTAAGTAAACAgtatggagacagagagagaaaccagGCTGTTGTGGTCTTGACAAAATCCAAAAGGCATTTTGTTGTCCAGCTCCCACAGGCTTTCATTTAATCATGAtccaaatgaacacaaacaaagcCCCGTCCCCGGTCCGACAGATGGAGGCCATTTACAATAAATCAGCCCTGCAGTTTGGGGAGGTCCAGATGTTCGGGTACGTCCACAGCAAGTTGAGAGAACAGAAGATGACTTATGGCTACATGCATGCAGTGGCAGATCGTCTCCCCAAGGTGACAAGTGGATTGGAGGGGTTGTCGCTTTATTTCCAGGGTTGCGGACTTGGTGGTGAAGGGAGTTCATGATGCTGCTGGAACACTACTGAGTATTCTGTCCTTTATCATCCTCTCTACgggattgtgtttttttttttttgtattttgtaagaCTGGGGAAGGTCTATGTTGCAAACTCGTGGTAGCCATAGCAGTCTGAGACAAAGTCACCTAAAGAGTGAGACAGGGCagagaaggggggaaaaaaaaaatcaaaattagatttgtttatttggaattttttttgCTGCCATAAAAGCGGCAGCTTAATGACTCATTTGGTCAGATTGCGTTCAAACTGAgttgttgggttttttgtttttttttagatttctcTGCTCCTGTCACGCTCAGGTAGGTCAGTCCTCAGAACAGGCTGCCAGAAGGAAGAAAGGGGTTCTCAtaagagagggggggagggggaagaGTCAAAAAGAGATTCAATCCTGTGGCTTAAAGCAGAGAAATGTAAAATCATTGAACTGGGAACATCCCAACATCTTTGGTTATTATATGGTCTTGATTGCTGGATTGTGGAGTGAAGTTTTCTATAACAGGCTACATTCCCTGATCAGGTTGTTGTAACACAGAAGTGgtaaaagctgttttttgtttgtttgttttttttcagagtcCTGTCCAGATGCAACATTGTGCCCGAGCAGAACACAAGAACATCTATGCTGACACACTGGCTGAGACAGTTGTTTGGATATCTCACATGGTAAATGAAAGCCTGACTGCAGCCCAGAGAGAGAGCACACATCAAATCAAAGCAGGGTTATAAAGGGTGAAATGAACACTCACTGTATCCGGAGTTAGCGTTGTTCCCGTAACCATACGTTCCGAAGCCACCTGGGTGGATGACACAGGTTTAATATGCTGATGTGACACAGTCAGTCATATCTACTAATGTTTTTACCGGCACATACAGTGTGTCTGCTATAGTAAATGTGGCTTTTTACCTCCTTGGCCGTAGCCTCCTCCATTATTGAAGCCTCTGCCCCTTCCACGACCtcgtcctcctctccctctgccccTGGGAGTAGCTGCATCTCCAACTCCAGAGGCTCCCATCATGCCAAAGCCTGGAGTGTGctagagagggaaaaaaacactttatttcagCATCTCATTAATTTTGTATATCATTTAAATTATCGTTATTGTACACagattttgaaaacaaaacaaatccaccCTGGGTGCTTACCATGGGTGGTCCCTTTTTCTTCTTAGCAGCCTCAGCCATAGAGCCCTCGGGGAAGAGCCGCTCTAAAGCAGCCAGGGCAGCGTAAGCCTTGGCCACTTTCTTGTTGGATCCAGTCCCCTGGAACTTCTGCCCGTCGATCTCCACCTCCATGACGAAGCGCTTGTCGTGGCTGCCGCCTGTCTCAGAGATGAGCTCATACTTCAGGCCGCGGCGCTTCTCGTTCAGCTCCATCACAGGGTTCTTGCCGTGTTTAGTGAGGATTGGTCCCTGTTGGCGGGCGGTCTGAGAAGAAAGGGGAGACGGTTGGTAAGATTAGAGCGTTCAGCCGGGCAGTTTCATGCACGTAATTGTCGCTTGCTGACACACGGGGGGGAGAAGCTTTGTACCTCTGCAGCATCAGTGGTGTCTGCATTGGCTGTTCCTGTAGCAGCAGTGGTCATTTCAATGGGTGTTACTACTGGCCTCAGTTCTTCCACAGTGGTAGCTGCGACTGCTTCCTCCAATTTTACTGGCTCAGCGGTCTTTAGTTCCACTCCTGTGGGCAGACCCATGTCCTGCAGGACCTGCAATTGTCCAAACAGAGTCATTGTGGttgaaaaaatgcaaagaaatgtcaaacaaaaaaaaatctatttcaggGAAAAGTTAGGATTTgaagcaacattaaaatgtaacgTTTACTTAAGATATTTCCTGTTATACAAACTGAGCTCACCTTTACAGCTACGTGCAGCTTGGCAGTGCGTTTGGATGGACCAGAAGCCTCAAAGGTTTTTCCATCCACTTCCACAGCCATAGTGAAGACAGGAACGTGAACTGGGCCGGTCTGAGATATCAGCTTGTACTGAAGACCCGGCTTCAGCTGATTGAGCCTCATCAAGGCGTTCATAGACTGGGGAGGCTCAGCCTTCTCCTCTGGAGCTGGTGGACAGGAGAGAATGAAGGAATTATACATCCAACAATAGCAGCTTGTTATACAGTAAGAAACAGATTTAACAGAGCTGCaaatcatcattattttcattatctaatAAGTATTTTTTCAAATCAATTGTTTCATCTATAAAGtgccaaaaatagaaaaatcacAAGTTCTGAGAGGTGAAATTGCTTATTTcgttcaaccaacagtccaaaactgaaagatattcaatttacaattataaaaGATTTATCAAAATCCGTCATTGACAGAGCCATCCTTTCAGCACAACCTTTATGTTCACtagaaaagtttgtttttgatgtgGGAATAGTTCACAACTTGAGGTTGCAACAAATGCAAGAGCTAAAAGAGCACTTACATTTCTTTTGcagctttttcttcttcttattggGACTCTTGTCATCgattccctcctcctcctcgatGGGCCTTTTCATTGGTGGAGCGTACGCCGTACTGGGTGGGATTTGCACTAAATCACAGGGACACACAAAATTGTGTCATGGTAACGTACAAGGCACCTTATTCCATTGCATCTACACCACAGATATAAAGAAATAACCGACAGCCTCTACTGTGAGCTAGCCTGCTTTACCTGTGTAATCAATCGGAGTCTCACTGCGAGGTTTCTTGGGCATTTTTGAGGGGAGGGGGTCCATTCCAAGCACTTTGTGAAGCTGTCCAAAAGCTGACAGCCTTAAGGCATGCTGGAGATACAAGAGGCGGGGTGTGAATTTTACATTTACCACATTGTGAAAACACACGTTCATTTTTATCTTACTGACTTGTGCGCTGGCTGTGatgtcttctctctgctgttggTCCAAGTGACCAATAGCGTCTGTGGATTCCTTCTCACATGGATCACAGATTCCAGCACCATCTACAACATGAGGAAATGACAGTTTTGGATCACctttacacacagaaaacaaactaaaatgaaatgaaataacatGTGGAGAACACACATGCGTTCGTACCTGCCATGAGGATTCCTGAAGCCAGACACTCTAAAACTCTGCGCAGAGCTTCTCCTGCCCCCATGGGCCGGTTCCCTGTACCAATGGCTTTCTCACAGATCAGCTCCAGTGGCTgcacagcaggagagagagagagaggagactcTTTGTTCGAGGATGCTATTTTAAGCTTGGAGATTTTAGTTCACCGCCTTTGATAGTATCTCAGCAATTCAACAGCCATGATGGCGGTGCCTTGTTATTTTGTATCCAAGCAGACAAAAGCTTTGTTAAAAGGAAAAACGATATTCTGCCACATAGGCTGGTGTTCATATTTTGTGTAACCAGTGCGTTAAGCGGTGAAAGAGTGAATAAAATGCACGTGTTGTATCATATTTAGTGCTATGATACAACGCGCTGCTAAACAGGAGGAGGCTATCGCTCACCCAGCCACGGAGTGGAGCCCATGTGGGGACGCGGGCGCACAGGTCCCTTAGGATCCGGATGACGATGACACAGGAGCGCAGCCCATTGGCTCTAGCCTGGGGACACAAgcaggggaggggggagggaggagcaCGAGGAGGACAAGCAGCCTTAAGTCAAACAGGAAGATTGTATGGGATGTAAAGCAAGATAAACATACgatacatgaaaataaatgaaaatgaagccACACAGACTATAAAGCTTAGCTTTGTCATTATGGAAATATACGATATTTGATGGCAGAATAATGTTTGATCACTTTGTTGGAAGACCCTACTTATAATAATCATTCACATTCATGGCTGTAAGTTAATTGCCAACATGATTGATGGTAGTTATCAGACATAAAACATTACGATCAGGAAAAGTGTAAATAATTCCACCTCAAACTTAATACCAGCTATAATGAGAGAATCAAGTGCACTATTTTTGAAAAGAGTGAGCTTTCATGTACTGTGATTAAAAGGGGTAATGGTTAAGTCagtgactgtaaaaaaaataaataaataaaaaataaaaatactactCAAGGTGCAATATTCCTGATGATTTTGTGgcacacagagtaacagaaaTAGCCAGAGAGCAGGAAAAGTTGAGGCCACATTCTCTACAAAAACAAGCTGCAGAGATGGAGCACTGATTGTTATAGTGTGAAAGCCAAAGATGACACAAGCCACAACACTATGATGACTTATTATCAACACAGTTCactacaaaaaacatttctcttcaaaactacaaaatggGTCTGCAAAAAGTGCTCTACAAGTAGCTtgcttaaatgtgaaaataacaacaacaactcacTTACACCAACACTGACATTATAGAAATATTGCACCTGGATACATGGTGTATTAgtcccagatttttttttcactactAATTTGAGTCAAGCAGTTGTTAAACTCAAGGAGACTAATGAACTCAGGGACTAAAAAGCAGAAATTAACTTCTTTAAAAATGGCGCTGCGGTAAAATCTGTTAAGTGAGCAAAGCAAGTCTACAACAGTGTAATGACAAAGGTTTCCTAAGAAACAAACATCCAGATCATCAATTATTACTACAGGAAATACACTTCAAAAgagtaaataaaagaaaacaaaacacatggaACGcccaaataaaaagacaaaagaacatAAAGCATAAAACCAAACTCAAAACTACTTCTGGTTTAGAGACAAATAAAGACAAGATCCAAACCTGGAACCACTTTGCGTGGCGGAGAGACGCCAAGGCAGTTAGGCATTTCTGCCTGTCCAGAGCATCCGGGGGATCGTTGACTGAAAGCGTTTCTATTGGCAGGTGGAATAAGAAGACAAGGTACAGTTTGACCAAGGGGAGTTCTGTCAGCCGGCCAGGGGGAACACAGGCAGCCTTCCCAAACCACAGGCAGGAGGGGAAAGGGGAGGGGGACCCCTCCACTGGAGAACAACCAAACACTCTCAACCTCCCAGTTCATATGGTTTTGCATGGCCCGGCACAGAATATTTAGACTTAAAACCCACCAGGGCGACAGTATTGTGTAAGTGGGTTATAACTTGACttggtaaaaaataaaacacgtaaaaaatgtgcatttcttAAGGGATAATTGGTTGCATCAAATGGGAGGTTGTCTCTCCATGGTTGCTTCAACTGAAATGGatgcttcagtttcagtgttttccctTCTGGTGTTAACAGGAGGTAGAGCCCCTCCCCTTTGCCCCTATATTGGGTACACTGCACTTTGCCCCTTCCGAGACAGAGAGCGGCCAGTTGGTCAAAGGTCCAGCGTCCCTAAAAATTGACAAACTAGAAGGCTTGACAGAGAGAATCAGAATTGGAACCACAGGTAGAAGTTATCAGATGCACAAAAGGTGGGTATCAAAACAGGTCCACACTGCAGCAAAACTGatggctttaaaaacaaagagacCCAAACTGGGCATCACTGTTAGCACAGGGCTACAGATAAGGTCAAGGTTCAACACCTGTTGAAATCCTCAGAGAGCCGTCAAAACTAACTTACAATTaagatagatatatatatatatatgtatatgtatatatacatataaatatatatatatatataactatgTATCAACTGGGGATGATCCCGTGGATTTTGAGAGTGGATGGACCTACATGCAGAATCCAAGTGTCCCTTGTCATTATCTGTAACCCCACACCTTCCCTGCTAAGGAACATCAGAGACAGTCAGTAGCCCACTGCTGGGTCTAACAACCAAAGGACAGTTTCACTACACATTGTGCTACTCATTTTTGCTGCAATGCAAACCGTTCATCATCAATgataaaacacatgcaaacaaagtGGTCTCTCTTTTTGTATTTGGTTAAATTCTCAGTAAGCCTTCATTTCATTGGTGACCTTGATCATTATGGGGGGTAAGAGAAATCCATGTCTTCAGTAGTCAGTAAACTACCTGCCCTATACTGTATATTGGGCCatcaaaaatgtacaattacaTTACATGGAACTATGAGAGTGTCTAGAGAGCTATAAGCATAGCACAGTTTCATTATGTGACGGTGCATTCTTGTCCCCTAGCTCCATTGAAGGCCCAATAAACAATATCTGTCTTGCCTGGTTGCGTTGCCTGGTCTCCCTGCTGGAGGAGTGAGTAGGTGAAAACACTCAGGTCCTTGTGAAAGAGCTTACCTCCTGTAGAAGCCCTCTCCATCTCCTCACGAACCAAAGGGGAAGTCAGGTGAATGGTGAGGGTGAGAGGGGGCTCCTTGGTGTTCTTGATGACAATACTGGCCTCGCGGATGTGCTGGCTAACCACATACTTGTCTTCCATGACCGGCTGTGGAAGAGCAAAGTCACCATTACAACATTTGTCCCCTAGAGAGCAACTGTTCCGCTTAGTACATATCTTGAGATTTTATTCAGTGCACTTCATTAGCTGAGTTATGTTCCCACCTTGAGCTGCGTAACAAGGTTTTCAGACACTTTCTTCAGTAGACTGATGGTAGGCTTGTCCTTACATAGGAGCACCAGCTCCAGGTCCAGATCCCCCTTCAGTAGCAGGCCCTTGGCAACCAGGCCCACCCTCATTACGCCACGCAGAGAGCGGGTGGCCTGTTCTTTGTGCTCACTTTCAAAAGACACAGCGGATAcgacaaagaaagaaaaggaagagacaTCAAACCAGGACTAACACTGACAATTTGAGTAATGGTCCAATTTCAAACTTTTCACTGGAAATAAGTCAGAGAGAATGTATTACATGAAGAATGAGAATTACATGATGCGCTTGCTATGAGAGAAGTTGTTGGTCCATCACTGGTCCATATCCATAGTCCATTATCCAGTAAATGTTTATTAGGCGTGTGCCCATGCTTATGTTAGTCAATACCATGTTATATGACAGAGAAATTCACAAATCTGACTAAATCTCACCCCTAACACTGAGCCATGTGTGTATACATTTAATTTCTACTGATTGAACATGAAGAATGGTATCCCTGACATCTCCTCACCTCTCTTTATCAGTGTCTGTGCCATCAGAGTCAGACTTTGACGATCCTTTCTCCTGCTTATCCAGCCAGTCAGAGACGGCCTTGAGGGCCCGCTCTGTGTGGGACACCATGTTCTGTACACTCTCCAGTTCCTCCTGAGTTGGGTAGATAGCAGAGTGTTTGGCCATGACGTGGCGGTCATCATTCATGAAGACACGCATGGAGCGGTGGCGCATCGGGGGAGGCTAGGggtgaaaagaagaaagatcatgaataaagaagaaatacCAGAGGGGTTCTGAACACACCACACATTATGACATTGTGGTCTTAGTGCATGACAAAAACATTCAGGAGAGGTGTTTTTAACTCTGtcacaaagcaaagcaaaaccTGACATCTACTTCTGATAATGCATTAAGCCCCCCCCATCTGTACTGCAAGAATTAAACAACCAGTCATACTATTTATACAACAGAGGCCTTTCTCATGAAGCAGGATTACCAAGCTACCTAGATACCTATCAGAGAGAAATCTGAAAAATGTTCCAGATTTTAACTAACTTGATTAATGTTGCTTATCTGGTCAACCTGAAGCTTTTCTCAAGATTAAACGGTTCCACTCAAATCTACTGACAATCCTACTTTCTCTGTCACTCCCTTGTCcttgataaattaaaaatgcTGAATACACAAGGTCTCATGTCTAGGCCAAGCTTCTAACACCAGTGATTACAAAAGCAAGCCGAGTGTGTGTACAGGCAGCCAGAGCCAATTTAgaggagagcagtgatgtgGAAGCTGCAGCGTGTGTTCCTAAAAGCCCGGGGCAGACTGGGATGACAAAAAGGCTGGCACCAGTCCTGTGACTTAAATTAGATGTGACATATTTATTTGTCCTGTTAACAGAGTTATTTAACAAAAAGGCCAGTGTGTCCTGTACTGTGCTTGTCTGCCTGTCTCAGACATATACACCagtaacacagagacacataaccacaaataatattgaaaattcatttaaataccATTGTTGTTGTAGAGACGGTGGTGACTCTTATATCCAGTGAATGACCGTGTTACAAAAGGGATTCCCAGCAGCAGATGACAATGTTGCAGTCCGTCTCTACAgagggaaaaacacacattaaaaaaaagatgaatagcAGAAGTCAAATGACACTGTGGGCAAATCTGCAGCCAACTGAAAACTACACCAAAACCACAAAAGATAAATGGATGGCACACATATTTGATTTAAAGCAATTTCTGTGAATGTGCAATATGTTTACTAAACATTCCTAAggcaaataacactgaaaaggGTAAAACACTTCACATTCAGTCACTGAAGAATCTTTGTTTATCTCTCAGTGAAATAAAGTATTCACCAGCTGTAGCAATGGATGATTGTGATGAAGCAGATTTCAAATACACAGGCcgattcatgtgttcatatttctAGCAGACGTAGACATAATCTTAAAATACACTATGTGTAATAGTAAGGGGGCAGTGCTACTAGAAAGTGGAGCATGCTGTGCAGAGGTCATCCCAATCAGCTTCATGGATGACTGACTGTTCATCTGTGTTGTCTCAAATGACGTGAGGGTGACTGCTACTGTCTAAATACATCGTAGTGATGTGATCAGGATGAAATAGTGGTGTAGAGACGGAAGGAAGGACATCTCTAGTGCAAACTtttaagtccccctccactcaaaaatatgttcttcttcttgttccttcagttggatgtttgtgcttcactgtgcagaatcatgtatgtgcagtttgataccagaaggctgttttcacattaatctgcctaaagtggaaagtttttctgtgctcattaaaaatccGGTTTTATGGGGTGGGCCTGTGTACATGGTTTGTGATATTACAACTAGTTTTGAAGCCAATTCTGGgccaatattcaacttacacaaatgtgatgtggaaacttgaagcctccagtgcacaaacactgacaatggactttacagtaaagtttaaaataaagagattcttgaatttttaaatgagggagagggagattaaataattttaagAAGTTTAacgtggtaattatacttttttgtggaaaacccatatcagacacatgTTATTGCTCCatgcagagtatttttgtatgtcttaGCACTTgcctggagaggatctttaagaTCATTCACAGCACTACTGAACACTACTGGAACAATCTaggttttgttgtttgtctttttgcagCAACCAAAGCAAATGCATAAGCATTACCcgtgtgtttatttttcagtcatCAAGTTACTGAAGTGTGACCTGCTGTTGTAATCAAAGACCTACAAGCTAATGTTGCACCTGTTAAACTCCACTTTTATTCCAGGAGGAAAATAGAGCTATTAACAGGTGGCCTATGACATTTAGACCTTACAGCTTCATGGGGGAATTTAAAAACAGACGCCATTTTAATGCAATCCAAAAGCTGAGTGTCGACTACAGTCAGCTTCCAACCCCCACAAAAAGCCGTCGTTTAAACCTGCGACGCGCCGACATGCTCACCAAACCACAGCACAAAAGAATATCAACTAACTATCATGTTTGTCAGCTGTGGAACTACACAGAAGTGAAAATATGCGATTGGGAAGTCTGTATCTATTTGGATATTAGTGTGTTGCCAATCAGGCACCAAAATGGTCGAGGAGACAAGACTGACACCCCATTGAATGTTCAGCTACAGTTAGCGCTTTAGCTTAGCCGAACAAAGCCAAATGGAGCCATTTCCCGAGCGCTTATAAACAAGTTATTATACACCAGAGAGCTTCGTCAGTTTCCTTGGCGCTCAGTGTCCAACTAACGTTTAATTATAATTACATTAAGGGGTGAAACTACATGTTTCTTTCTTACCGTGGTGTCGATTCTGCTAATGGACGGCGCTGCGCTGCACGCTAGTAGCTCCCGGTCTGGACAGCAGCAGGAGTACTGCGAACGGAAACGCCCACGATGTGAAAAACGACGATGCTCATTGGACGGAAAGTTGCATTCGACTGGAATCTCAGCCAATCGAAAAAAGGGGGTACCGAAAGTGGGGCGTGTCTAGTGATGGTGGTGAATTGAATGGTCCACCTTTCAACAAGCATGGCTGTAGTTAGTATGCTGCAagaatttttaaagaaatctgattttatgGCCTACCTTTACTGCCTACCTTTTCtaagtttatatttatttatttttattttttattacttttacccTATGTCCCGTTACCATATTGAGTGTATCAACCAATTGAGAGTGAAGTCATGCCTGTgatgttatctttatttcattttgatgactaagtgttttttgttattgtttcaaTGTCACATGATGTAAGTGATgctttctataaataaagagatgaaaaaaacaagcctGACTGCTTTTTACTCAGCATATTTACAGATATAAACAAGCCTaacttcttgttgttgttgttgttttttacaaaGGAGGTTAAACAGTACattgattcaattcaattttccTCTAATCCAAAGGCTGGATACCTGTTACctgttgttttttacttttcttctgCAAACCAtaagataaatattttttattttttaatcattttgtggAAGAAGAAAATTGTAGTTGTTTTATATGTcactaaagaaagaaaaaaaacagctggacTCTGCCAGCTGAGTCTTTCAATGTCATTTAGGGTCTGCTTGGCTGATCATGTCGACTGTTTACAAGATCTGTAACACTGTAGGAACCATTATATTACGTTAAGCTTTTCTTATCTTTTACAATATTACTTATTATAGTATTACTATGTCATGTGAATGCCATCCACCATTTTCATCCAGTGGTTCAGGTCCAAGATGggagtcatttttatttccattggCAATCTTACTTCTAAGCAAGTCAGTATGGCCTGTGGAGTTCCACAAAGATCAATACTTGTCACCTTTATATTCAATCTGTACATACTATCAGGTTTATCAAAACAAGATAAGATACCATacttatgcagatgatacttaCGTTCCTCTTTCACTGAATAACTATGGTCCCATTGACACACAATATGGGACCATGCACATCAGCACATTGCACAAATTAATGACTGGACATGCCAGAATGATACCTATCGAAATAAAGTCAAAACTGAGGCGCATTGCCCACAATGGAA is from Thunnus maccoyii chromosome 18, fThuMac1.1, whole genome shotgun sequence and encodes:
- the ilf3b gene encoding interleukin enhancer-binding factor 3 homolog isoform X1; the encoded protein is MPPPMRHRSMRVFMNDDRHVMAKHSAIYPTQEELESVQNMVSHTERALKAVSDWLDKQEKGSSKSDSDGTDTDKESEHKEQATRSLRGVMRVGLVAKGLLLKGDLDLELVLLCKDKPTISLLKKVSENLVTQLKPVMEDKYVVSQHIREASIVIKNTKEPPLTLTIHLTSPLVREEMERASTGETLSVNDPPDALDRQKCLTALASLRHAKWFQARANGLRSCVIVIRILRDLCARVPTWAPLRGWPLELICEKAIGTGNRPMGAGEALRRVLECLASGILMADGAGICDPCEKESTDAIGHLDQQQREDITASAQHALRLSAFGQLHKVLGMDPLPSKMPKKPRSETPIDYTVQIPPSTAYAPPMKRPIEEEEGIDDKSPNKKKKKLQKKSPEEKAEPPQSMNALMRLNQLKPGLQYKLISQTGPVHVPVFTMAVEVDGKTFEASGPSKRTAKLHVAVKVLQDMGLPTGVELKTAEPVKLEEAVAATTVEELRPVVTPIEMTTAATGTANADTTDAAETARQQGPILTKHGKNPVMELNEKRRGLKYELISETGGSHDKRFVMEVEIDGQKFQGTGSNKKVAKAYAALAALERLFPEGSMAEAAKKKKGPPMHTPGFGMMGASGVGDAATPRGRGRGGRGRGRGRGFNNGGGYGQGGGFGTYGYGNNANSGYNYYNNGGTNGGAGASSSPSGGPPASTSPGSAQGSYGSYYQNDGAYTATSAAKPHKKKPPMHKGTKSPFPGPPGVSSGSVGGYQPSSPSGQGPYSQYGQGYGQGKKSFHQNQGGTGGYSYSTAYPSQVTGGAGGSQDYSYEGFNSQSNYNSQGVGGDNQGFGTNHSQYHNPVGYGRGDGNYQYR
- the ilf3b gene encoding interleukin enhancer-binding factor 3 homolog isoform X2, giving the protein MPPPMRHRSMRVFMNDDRHVMAKHSAIYPTQEELESVQNMVSHTERALKAVSDWLDKQEKGSSKSDSDGTDTDKESEHKEQATRSLRGVMRVGLVAKGLLLKGDLDLELVLLCKDKPTISLLKKVSENLVTQLKPVMEDKYVVSQHIREASIVIKNTKEPPLTLTIHLTSPLVREEMERASTGETLSVNDPPDALDRQKCLTALASLRHAKWFQARANGLRSCVIVIRILRDLCARVPTWAPLRGWPLELICEKAIGTGNRPMGAGEALRRVLECLASGILMADGAGICDPCEKESTDAIGHLDQQQREDITASAQHALRLSAFGQLHKVLGMDPLPSKMPKKPRSETPIDYTVQIPPSTAYAPPMKRPIEEEEGIDDKSPNKKKKKLQKKSPEEKAEPPQSMNALMRLNQLKPGLQYKLISQTGPVHVPVFTMAVEVDGKTFEASGPSKRTAKLHVAVKVLQDMGLPTGVELKTAEPVKLEEAVAATTVEELRPVVTPIEMTTAATGTANADTTDAAETARQQGPILTKHGKNPVMELNEKRRGLKYELISETGGSHDKRFVMEVEIDGQKFQGTGSNKKVAKAYAALAALERLFPEGSMAEAAKKKKGPPMHTPGFGMMGASGVGDAATPRGRGRGGRGRGRGRGFNNGGGYGQGGGFGTYGYGNNANSGYSDFVSDCYGYHEFAT